ACCGTGACACTGAGGAATCTGAGTCACACGTGGGCCAGCGACATTGATGTGCTGCTGGTGGGGCCGGGCGGGCAAGGGCAAAAGGCATTGGTCTTATCGGATGCGGGGGATGCGTTTGCGCCGAACAACGTGACGGTGACGCTGTCGGACGCGGCAACCTCGGCGCTGCCGAGCAGCGGATCGTTTGTCTCCGGGACCTACAAGCCGACCGACTACACGGACAGCTCGCCGGGCGGGGACAACTTTCCTGCGCCGGCGCCCGTGGGGCCGTATGCGGGGGCGCTGTCGGCGTTCAACGGGACGGCGCCCAACGGGGCGTGGTCGCTGTATGTGTTTGATGACGGACCGGGTGACTCGGGCAGCTTCGCCGGCGGCTGGAGTCTGACCGTAACGACAATTAGCGCAACGTCCCAAACCCCTGTGATCAATTGGACTAATCCGGCGCCGATCACGTATGGGACACCATTGAACGGAACACAATTGGACGCGACTGCCAGCGTGGCGGGGACATTTGTTTACAGTCCCCCCGCCGGAACGGTTTTGAACGCCGGCAATGGCCAGGTGCTTTCAACCATCTTCACACCAACTGATACTCAGAACTACACTTCAGCAACGAACACAATTTCGATCGACGTGCAAAAGTCCCCGTTAACGGTAGCGGCCAACAACACTAACAAAACGTATGGTGACACGGTAACGTTCACCGGGACGCAGTTCAGCACGGGCGGATTGATCAATGGCGACACGGTGACAAACGTGACATTGACAAGCGCCGGAGTGGCGGGCACGGTGCCGGTGAGCGGTTCACCCTATTCCATCGTGCCCAGCGCAGCGGCGGGTATGGGTCTGAATAATTACTCGATCACCTACTCCAACGGGATGTTAACAGTCAATCAGAAGGCTGCGAGCCTGACGGCCAACAACACCAACAAGACGTATGGTGACACAGTGACGTTCACCGGGACGGAATTCAGCGCGAGCGGATTGATCAATGGCGACACGGTGACGAATGTGACCTTGACGAGCGCCGGCGCAGCGGCGGTGGCGACCGTGAGCGGTTCACCCTATGCCGTCGTGCCCAGTGCCGCGATGGGAAATGGGTTAGACAATTACAACATTGATTACACGAATGGAACACATACGGTGAACCCGGCTGTATTGGTGATTCGTGGCAAGGACGCGAGCCGTGCGTATGGGATGACCAACCCCGTGTTCAGCGTGAGCTACACAGGTTTCGTGAACGGGGAAGACAGCAACGCGCTGGGCGGCGTGCTGGTCATTGACTCGCCGGCGAGCACCAACAGTGTGGCAGGCACTTATCCGATCATTCCTAGTGGGCTAACCTCCACCAACTACGCAATCACTTTTAGCAACGGGATATTGACAGTTATTCCGGCAAATACCCCGCCGACGCTTGCGCCGATTTCCAACCTTGTCCTCAACGCCGGGCAGATTCTTTCATTCACCAACTTTGCCAGTGATACGGACGTTCCCCCGCAAACACTGACCTTCAGCCTGCTCAATTTTCCCTCGGGCGCGACGCTCGACCCCACCAGCGGTGTCTTTATCTGGCGTCCCGCTGTGGTGCAAGCGGCCACGACAAACCTGATCCAGCTCAGCGTTTCGGACAATGGTTCACCAGTGATGAGCGCAACCCAGAGCTTCACCGCGACTGTGAACACTCTTACGCCACCGTCAGTGACGCCCATGGATGTGACCAACAACCAACTCAAGCTCCTGATCACCGGTGACGCCGGGCCGGACTATACGTTGCAGAGCTCGACCGATTTCACCACTTGGTCGAACCTCTTCACCACGAACTCGCCTGTGCCGCCGTTTACATGGACCTTCACCAACACCGACGGTTTTTCCCAACAGTTCTTCCGTATCATGCTCGGGCCGTAATTTGCGCGAA
Above is a window of Verrucomicrobiota bacterium DNA encoding:
- a CDS encoding MBG-2 domain-containing protein yields the protein TVTLRNLSHTWASDIDVLLVGPGGQGQKALVLSDAGDAFAPNNVTVTLSDAATSALPSSGSFVSGTYKPTDYTDSSPGGDNFPAPAPVGPYAGALSAFNGTAPNGAWSLYVFDDGPGDSGSFAGGWSLTVTTISATSQTPVINWTNPAPITYGTPLNGTQLDATASVAGTFVYSPPAGTVLNAGNGQVLSTIFTPTDTQNYTSATNTISIDVQKSPLTVAANNTNKTYGDTVTFTGTQFSTGGLINGDTVTNVTLTSAGVAGTVPVSGSPYSIVPSAAAGMGLNNYSITYSNGMLTVNQKAASLTANNTNKTYGDTVTFTGTEFSASGLINGDTVTNVTLTSAGAAAVATVSGSPYAVVPSAAMGNGLDNYNIDYTNGTHTVNPAVLVIRGKDASRAYGMTNPVFSVSYTGFVNGEDSNALGGVLVIDSPASTNSVAGTYPIIPSGLTSTNYAITFSNGILTVIPANTPPTLAPISNLVLNAGQILSFTNFASDTDVPPQTLTFSLLNFPSGATLDPTSGVFIWRPAVVQAATTNLIQLSVSDNGSPVMSATQSFTATVNTLTPPSVTPMDVTNNQLKLLITGDAGPDYTLQSSTDFTTWSNLFTTNSPVPPFTWTFTNTDGFSQQFFRIMLGP